From Eptesicus fuscus isolate TK198812 chromosome 13, DD_ASM_mEF_20220401, whole genome shotgun sequence, the proteins below share one genomic window:
- the LOC103304330 gene encoding olfactory receptor 51F2-like, with product MPSFNQSIFQPAVFFLTGIPGFETYHAWISIPFCCLYTIAISGNGMILFVIITESSLHEPMYYFLSMLSFTDLGLCLSTLVTILGIFWFNAREISFDACIGQMFFIHGFTFMESSVLLAMAFDRFIAICNPLRYATILTNSRIIKVGFVIVIRGTTALVPLLLLLKRLSFCHSHVLHHSYCFHPDVMKLSCTDTKINSAFGLSIVVSTAGLDSVLILLSYVLIIHSVLSIASPEERKKAFGTCVSHIGAVAIFYIPMISLSLVHRFGKHAPPLVHTLIANVYLLIPPVMNPIIYSVKTKQIRKAVLKIFLSKII from the coding sequence ATGCCATCCTTCAATCAGAGCATCTTCCAGCCTGCAGTTTTCTTCCTTACGGGCATCCCTGGTTTTGAAACTTACCATGCCTGGATCTCCATCCCATTCTGTTGTCTTTATACCATTGCCATCTCTGGGAATGGAATGATCTTGTTTGTCATCATCACTGAGTCAAGTCTTCATGAACCCATGTACTATTTCCTTTCTATGCTATCCTTCACGGACCTAGGATTGTGCCTTTCCACATTGGTCACCATACTGGGTATTTTCTGGTTTAATGCTCGAGAAATCAGCTTCGATGCCTGCATTGGCCAAATGTTCTTTATCCATGGTTTCACGTTCATGGAGTCTTCAGTACTCCTGGCAATGGCCTTTGACCGCTTCATTGCCATCTGTAACCCATTGAGATATGCCACAATCTTAACCAACTCAAGGATCATCAAAGTGGGCTTTGTAATAGTTATTAGGGGAACAACAGCTCTAGTGCCTTTACTTCTGCTCCTTAAGCGTCTGTCCTTCTGCCATAGTCATGTTCTGCACCATTCATATTGTTTCCACCCAGATGTGATGAAGCTTTCGTGCACAGACACCAAGATCAACAGTGCATTTGGCCTGTCCATTGTTGTCTCTACTGCTGGCTTAGACTCCGTCTTGATCCTCCTCTCCTATGTTCTGATAATCCACTCTGTGCTCAGCATTGCCTccccagaggaaaggaaaaaggccTTTGGAACCTGTGTCTCACACATAGGTGCTGTTGCCATTTTCTACATCCCCATGATCAGCTTGTCACTGGTGCATAGATTTGGGAAGCACGCCCCTCCCCTTGTGCATACTCTCATTGCCAATGTTTATCTACTTATCCCTCCTGTAATGAATCCCATAATCTACAGTGTAAAGACCAAGCAAATTCGTAAGGCTGTgctcaaaatatttctttctaagaTAATTTAG
- the LOC103304315 gene encoding olfactory receptor 51F2-like, whose translation MSNLQNTTSSSIIFLLTGVPGLEAFHIWISIPFCFLYITALSGNSLILFAIVTQPSLHEPMYYFLSMLSTTDLGLSISTLVTMLGIFWFNARKISFNACLSQMFFIKLFTVMESSVLLAMAFDRFVAISHPLKYATILTDSRIAQIGVAIVIRGTMMLTPMVALLKRLSYCRSLVLHHSYCFHPDVMKLSCTDTKINNVVGLTAMISTVGVDSILILLSYVLIIKTVLSIASPEERKKAFSTCISHIGAVAIFYIPLISLSFVHRFGKQAPPYVHTMIANTYLLIPPVMNPIIYSVKTKQIRRAVIKILHSKDI comes from the coding sequence ATGTCCAACTTGCAGAATACCACATCCTCTTCCATCATTTTCCTGCTAACTGGCGTTCCTGGGCTGGAAGCCTTCCACATCTGGATCTCCATTCCCTTCTGCTTTCTCTATATAACAGCCCTCTCGGGAAACAGCCTGATTCTCTTTGCCattgtcactcagcccagcctccacgaACCCATGTATTATTTCCTCTCCATGCTGTCCACCACTGACCTCGGCTTGTCCATATCCACCCTAGTCACCATGTTGGGTATATTCTGGTTCAATGCCCGGAAGATCAGCTTTAATGCCTGCTTGTCACAGATGTTCTTTATTAAACTCTTCACTGTCATGGAATCCTCAGTGCTGTTGGCCATGGCCTTTGATCGCTTTGTAGCCATCTCTCATCCTCTCAAGTATGCAACCATTTTAACTGATTCCAGAATAGCTCAAATTGGAGTAGCAATTGTCATCAGGGGGACAATGATGCTGACACCAATGGTAGCCCTTCTGAAAAGACTGTCCTACTGCCGCAGCCTCGTGCTACACCACTCCTATTGCTTCCACCCAGATGTGATGAAGCTCTCCTGCACAGACACCAAGATCAACAATGTGGTGGGGTTGACAGCCATGATCTCTACTGTTGGGGTGGACTCAATCCTCATCCTCCTTTCTTATGTTTTGATCATTAAGACGGTCCTCAGCATTGCATCcccagaagagaggaagaaagcttTCAGCACATGCATCTCCCATATTGGGGCTGTTGCTATTTTCTATATTCCATTGATCAGTCTATCCTTTGTTCACAGATTTGGAAAACAGGCTCCACCATATGTACATACTATGATTGCTAACACCTACCTGCTGATCCCACCTGTGATGAACCCCATCATCTATAGTGTGAAGACCAAACAGATACGTAGAGCTGTGATAAAAATTCTCCATTCCAAAGACATATAG
- the LOC103304329 gene encoding olfactory receptor 51F2-like: MSMFQNTTSSSIIFLLTGVPGLEAFHIWISIPFCFLYITALSGNSLILFAIVTQPSLHEPMYYFLSMLSTTDLGLSISTLVTMLGIFWFNARKISFNACLSQMFFIQLFTVMESSVLLAMAFDRFVAISKPLRYASILTDLKIAQIGVAIITRGTLILTPMVALLKRLSFCRSLVLHHSYCFHPDVMKLSCTDTRINSAVGLTALITTAGVDSVLIILSYVLIIKTVLSIASSKERKKAFNTCISHIGAVAAFYIPLISLSFVHRFGKQAPPYVHTMIANAYLLIPPVMNPIIYSVKTKQIRRAVLKILHPSAAKN; encoded by the coding sequence ATGTCAATGTTCCAGAATACCACATCCTCTTCCATCATTTTCCTGCTAACTGGCGTTCCTGGGCTGGAAGCCTTCCACATCTGGATCTCCATTCCCTTCTGCTTTCTCTATATAACAGCCCTCTCGGGAAACAGCCTGATTCTCTTTGCCattgtcactcagcccagcctccacgaACCCATGTATTATTTCCTCTCCATGCTGTCCACCACTGACCTCGGCTTGTCCATATCCACCCTAGTCACCATGTTGGGTATATTCTGGTTCAATGCCCGGAAGATCAGCTTTAATGCCTGCTTGTCACAGATGTTTTTCATTCAACTTTTCACTGTCATGGAATCTTCAGTGCTGTTGGCCATGGCTTTTGATCGTTTTGTGGCCATTTCTAAACCTCTTAGATATGCCTCTATCTTAACTGATCTTAAAATAGCACAGATTGGAGTAGCAATCATCACCAGAGGGACACTAATACTGACACCAATGGTAGCCCTTCTGAAAAGACTGTCCTTCTGCCGCAGCCTCGTGCTACACCACTCCTATTGCTTCCACCCAGATGTGATGAAGCTCTCCTGCACAGACACCAGGATTAATAGTGCTGTTGGATTGACTGCCCTGATCACCACTGCTGGAGTGGACTCGGTCTTGATCATCCTTTCTTATGTTTTGATCATTAAGACGGTCCTCAGCATTGCATCctcaaaagaaaggaagaaagcctTCAACACATGTATCTCCCATATTGGGGCTGTTGCTGCATTCTATATCCCATTGATCAGTTTGTCCTTTGTTCACAGATTTGGGAAACAGGCGCCACCGTATGTACATACTATGATTGCCAATGCCTATCTGCTGATCCCCCCTGTAATGAATCCCATTATCTACAGTGTGAAGACCAAACAGATACGCAGGGCTGTGCTGAAAATTCTCCATCCCAGTGCAGCAAAGAACTAG
- the LOC103304316 gene encoding olfactory receptor 51E2 — MSSCNFTHTTFVLIGFPGLEEIHFWMGFPLLSMYAVAVFGNCIVVFIVKTERSLHAPMYLFLCMLAAIDLALSTSTMPKILALFWFDSREITFDACIAQMFFIHALSAIESTILLAMAFDRYIAICHPLRHAAVLNNTVTAQICVVAVVRGSLFFIPLPLLIKRLAFCQSNVLSHSYCVHQDVMKLAQTDTLPNVVYGLTAILLIMGVDVLFISLSYFLIIRTVLQLPSKSERAKAFGNCVSHISVVLAFYVPLIGLSVVHRFGNSLHPIVRVLMGDVYLLLPPVINPIIYAAKTKQIRTRFLAMFKISCDKDPQAV; from the coding sequence ATGAGTTCCTGCAACTTCACACACACCACCTTCGTGCTTATTGGTTTCCCCGGACTAGAAGAAATCCATTTCTGGATGGGCTTCCCTCTGCTTTCAATGTATGCTGTGGCTGTGTTTGGAAACTGCATCGTGGTCTTTATCGTAAAGACTGAACGCAGCCTGCATGCTCCCATGTACCTCTTTCTCTGCATGCTGGCAGCCATTGACCTGGCCTTGTCCACATCCACCATGCCCAAGATCCTCGCCCTcttctggtttgattccagggagATTACCTTTGATGCCTGCATTGCCCAGATGTTCTTCATTCATGCTCTCTCAGCCATTGAGTCCACCATCCTGCTGGCCATGGCCTTTGACCGTTATATAGCCATCTGCCACCCATTGCGCCATGCTGCGGTGCTCAACAACACAGTAACAGCCCAAATCTGTGTGGTGGCCGTGGTCCGTGGATCCCTCTTCTTTATCCCACTGCCTCTGCTCATCAAACGGCTGGCCTTCTGCCAGTCCAATGTGCTCTCGCACTCCTATTGTGTACACCAGGATGTGATGAAGTTGGCCCAAACAGACACATTGCCCAATGTGGTCTATGGTCTGACTGCCATTCTGCTGATTATGGGCGTGGACGTCCTGTTCATCTCCTTGTCCTATTTTCTGATTATACGAACAGTTCTACAACTGCCTTCCAAGTCAGAGCGGGCCAAGGCCTTTGGAAACTGTGTGTCACACATCAGTGTGGTATTGGCCTTCTATGTGCCTCTCATTGGCCTCTCAGTGGTACATCGCTTTGGAAACAGCCTTCATCCCATTGTGCGTGTTCTCATGGGTGATGTCTACCTACTCCTGCCTCCTGTGATCAATCCTATTATCTATGCTGCCAAAACCAAACAGATCAGAACTCGATTTCTAGCTATGTTCAAGATCAGCTGTGACAAGGACCCTCAGGCTGTGTGA
- the LOC103304328 gene encoding olfactory receptor 51F2-like, producing the protein MSFYHNSTLPTFLLTGVPGLEWAHAWISIPFCCLYLTALSGNTLILFVVLTEPSLHEPMYYFLSMLSTTDIGLCISTLVTVLGIFWVNAREISLNACLSQMFFIHLFTFMESSVLLAMAFDRFVAISNPLRYATILTHARIAQIGMAVITRGTVILTPLVLLLKRLSFCHSHVLHHSYCFHPDVMKLSCSDTKINSAFGLFAIISTAGVDSIFILLSYVLIIRSVLNIASPEERKKAFSTCISHITAVAIFYIPLISLSFVHRFGKRAPPFVPTLIANLYLLIPPVMNPIIYSVKTKQIQKAMLKLLCSKRTHI; encoded by the coding sequence ATGTCATTCTATCATAACTCTACTCTCCCTACTTTCCTCTTGACTGGAGTCCCTGGACTTGAATGGGCCCATGCCTGGATCTCCATCCCCTTCTGCTGCCTCTATTTAACTGCCCTCTCTGGGAATACCTTGATCCTGTTTGTAGTCCTCACTGAGCCAAGCCTCCATGAGCCTATGTACTATTTCCTCTCCATGTTGTCCACCACTGACATTGGCTTATGCATCTCTACACTGGTAACAGTACTGGGAATATTCTGGGTCAATGCACGGGAAATCAGCTTGAATGCTTGCTTATCACAGATGTTCTTCATTCACCTCTTCACGTTTATGGAATCCTCAGTGCTCCTGGCTATGGCCTTTGATCGTTTTGTGGCCATTTCTAACCCCTTGAGATATGCTACCATTCTAACTCATGCAAGGATTGCACAGATTGGCATGGCAGTCATTACCAGGGGGACTGTCATTCTGACACCACTAGTCCTACTTCTTAAGCGTCTATCATTCTGCCACAGCCACGTGCTCCATCACTCCTACTGCTTCCACCCTGATGTGATGAAGCTCTCGTGTTCAGATACAAAGATCAATAGTGCATTTGGACTATTTGCAATTATCTCTACTGCTGGAGTGGACTCTATCTTTATCCTGCTTTCCTATGTCTTGATCATCCGCTCAGTTCTCAACATTGCAtccccagaggagaggaaaaaggcCTTTAGCACCTGCATTTCTCATATCACTGCTGTGGCCATATTCTACATCCCTTTGATCAGCCTGTCTTTTGTTCACAGATTTGGAAAACGTGCTCCACCCTTTGTGCCCACTCTCATTGCTAATTTATACTTGCTTATTCCCCCTGTGATGAATCCCATCATCTATAGTGTGAAAACAAAGCAGATTCAAAAAGCTATGCTCAAACTTCTCTGTTCCAAGAGAACTCATATTTAA